One window of Dechloromonas sp. ZY10 genomic DNA carries:
- the ccmE gene encoding cytochrome c maturation protein CcmE, with amino-acid sequence MKSRHKKLALIGGALALLGIIAALVLNALNSNIALYISPTDVAAGKAPQDKLFRIGGMVKEGSVSRQADGVTVAFIVTDTEKDITVNYKGILPDLFKEGKGVVAQGRLTADGSFSATEVLAKHDENYMPPEAAKAVNDAHTRAAEKKAADGTTKPAN; translated from the coding sequence ATGAAATCCCGTCACAAGAAACTGGCACTGATCGGCGGCGCGCTGGCGTTGCTCGGCATCATCGCCGCACTGGTGCTCAATGCTCTCAACAGCAATATCGCGCTCTATATTTCGCCGACCGATGTCGCTGCCGGCAAGGCACCGCAGGACAAGCTGTTCCGTATCGGCGGGATGGTCAAGGAAGGCAGCGTCAGCCGCCAGGCCGACGGCGTGACCGTGGCCTTCATCGTCACCGATACCGAGAAGGACATCACGGTTAACTACAAAGGCATCCTTCCCGATTTGTTCAAGGAGGGCAAGGGCGTGGTTGCCCAGGGGCGCCTGACTGCGGATGGCAGTTTCAGTGCGACCGAGGTGCTCGCCAAGCATGATGAAAACTACATGCCGCCGGAGGCTGCCAAGGCGGTTAACGACGCGCATACCCGCGCGGCCGAGAAAAAGGCGGCGGACGGCACTACCAAGCCGGCCAACTGA
- a CDS encoding heme lyase CcmF/NrfE family subunit, giving the protein MIPELGHFALILAALVAVIFGSLSLLGAHRNQQAWIALARPGANLLALLVTFSFACLTQAFVVNDFSVVYVAQHSNSLLPIEYRVAGVWGGHEGSLLLWILMLTWWAFGVAQFSRQLPDAMVARVLGTLGLVGFGFLLFILFTSNPFERLLPGAAEGRDLNPLLQDPGLVIHPPLLYMGYVGFSVAYAFAVAALLSGELDAAWARWSRPWTTAAWVFLTLGIAMGSWWAYYELGWGGWWFWDPVENASFMPWLLGTALMHSLAVTEKRGSFKNWTVLLAISAFSLSLLGTFLVRSGVLTSVHAFATDPRRGIFILIFLVAVIGLSLTLFAWRAPKVGLGGRFGLVSRESMLLANNVLLVVACATVLLGTLYPLLIDALGVGKISVGPPYFNAVFVPVMTPILFLVGVGPFARWKAASLPELLRIGRWALACGVIVAVAVPLVYGQWKAMTALGLFFAAWIVVTALQNFAERVRHTRGERSIVAAAVAQPKSFIGMHLAHIGVAVFVVGVTMVMSFEQEKDVKMAAGEQVTVAGYSFRFNGVRQVQGPNYVAMQGDFDLTVDGRFVRKMNPEKRNYHSSAMPMTEAAIDAGLLRDVYVSLGEPIDRDQPEGEWAVRVYYKPFVDWIWGGCVLMSLGGLLAMLDRRYRVKSRRSDISAAATAGVQKA; this is encoded by the coding sequence ATGATTCCCGAACTAGGCCATTTCGCCCTCATCCTCGCCGCGCTGGTGGCTGTCATTTTCGGCAGCCTGAGCCTGCTCGGCGCCCATCGCAATCAGCAGGCCTGGATTGCGCTGGCGCGTCCCGGAGCCAACTTGCTGGCGTTGCTGGTGACCTTTTCTTTCGCCTGCCTGACTCAGGCTTTCGTGGTCAACGATTTCTCGGTGGTTTATGTCGCACAGCACTCCAATTCGCTGTTGCCTATCGAATACCGCGTCGCCGGCGTCTGGGGCGGTCATGAAGGCTCGCTGCTGTTGTGGATCCTGATGCTGACTTGGTGGGCCTTCGGCGTCGCGCAGTTTTCCCGCCAGTTACCGGATGCGATGGTTGCTCGCGTGCTGGGTACGTTGGGGCTGGTCGGTTTCGGTTTCCTGCTGTTCATTTTGTTTACCTCAAATCCGTTCGAGCGACTGCTGCCGGGTGCAGCCGAAGGCCGCGACCTGAATCCACTGTTGCAGGACCCCGGCCTGGTAATCCACCCCCCGTTGCTTTACATGGGCTATGTCGGCTTCTCGGTGGCCTATGCCTTTGCCGTCGCCGCTCTGCTTTCCGGTGAATTGGATGCCGCCTGGGCACGCTGGTCGCGGCCCTGGACGACGGCGGCCTGGGTTTTCCTGACGCTCGGGATTGCAATGGGTTCGTGGTGGGCGTATTACGAACTCGGCTGGGGCGGCTGGTGGTTCTGGGATCCGGTCGAAAATGCCTCGTTCATGCCCTGGCTGCTCGGTACCGCGCTGATGCATTCGTTGGCGGTCACCGAAAAGCGTGGCAGCTTCAAGAACTGGACCGTCTTGCTGGCAATTTCTGCCTTCTCGCTGTCGCTGCTTGGTACCTTCCTGGTTCGATCCGGGGTGCTGACCTCGGTGCACGCCTTTGCCACCGATCCGCGTCGCGGCATTTTCATCCTGATCTTCCTGGTTGCAGTGATCGGCCTGTCGCTGACGCTATTTGCCTGGCGCGCACCGAAGGTCGGACTGGGTGGCCGCTTCGGCTTGGTTTCGCGCGAATCGATGCTGCTTGCCAACAACGTGCTGCTGGTCGTGGCTTGCGCCACCGTCTTGCTCGGTACCCTCTACCCGTTGCTGATCGATGCTTTGGGGGTGGGCAAGATTTCCGTCGGCCCACCTTATTTCAACGCTGTCTTCGTGCCGGTCATGACGCCGATCCTGTTTCTGGTCGGGGTTGGTCCCTTCGCTCGCTGGAAGGCTGCGTCCTTGCCGGAGTTGCTGCGAATCGGTCGCTGGGCTTTGGCTTGCGGAGTGATTGTTGCGGTTGCAGTGCCACTGGTCTATGGCCAGTGGAAGGCGATGACCGCCCTCGGCCTGTTCTTTGCTGCGTGGATCGTCGTCACCGCGCTGCAGAATTTTGCCGAGCGAGTGCGTCACACCCGTGGCGAGCGCAGTATCGTTGCTGCCGCAGTGGCCCAGCCGAAGAGCTTCATCGGCATGCATCTGGCGCATATCGGCGTCGCCGTCTTCGTCGTCGGCGTGACCATGGTGATGAGCTTCGAGCAGGAGAAGGACGTCAAGATGGCGGCTGGTGAACAGGTGACCGTGGCCGGCTACAGCTTCCGCTTCAACGGCGTGCGTCAGGTTCAGGGCCCGAACTATGTAGCCATGCAGGGTGACTTCGATCTCACGGTCGACGGTCGTTTTGTCCGGAAAATGAACCCGGAGAAGCGCAACTACCATTCATCGGCGATGCCGATGACCGAGGCCGCAATCGATGCCGGCCTGCTGCGCGACGTTTATGTCTCGCTCGGCGAACCGATTGACCGTGACCAGCCGGAAGGGGAGTGGGCGGTGCGGGTCTATTACAAGCCGTTTGTCGACTGGATTTGGGGCGGTTGCGTGCTGATGTCGCTGGGTGGCTTGCTGGCAATGCTTGACCGTCGCTATCGCGTCAAGTCGCGCCGTTCCGATATATCCGCTGCCGCCACCGCAGGAGTGCAAAAAGCATGA
- a CDS encoding DsbE family thiol:disulfide interchange protein, with amino-acid sequence MNRYYWIIGAFAALVVLLAVGLNLNPRDVPSPLVGKPAPVFKLAVLAEPEKTLGPEDFRGKVWLLNVWASWCVSCRQEHPVLVEFSKKVDVPLIGLNYKEVRGDGNFDMNKMPADEEKKLALQRANKWLSEHGDPYRLTVMDLDGRVGIDYGVYGVPETYVIDKAGVIRMKHTGPITPDVLAKKIMPLLAELNQ; translated from the coding sequence ATGAATCGTTATTACTGGATCATCGGCGCCTTTGCCGCCCTCGTCGTCCTGCTTGCCGTCGGGCTCAATCTGAACCCGCGCGATGTGCCGTCGCCGCTGGTCGGCAAGCCGGCCCCGGTGTTCAAGCTGGCAGTCCTTGCTGAGCCCGAGAAGACCCTTGGCCCTGAGGATTTTCGTGGCAAGGTCTGGCTACTCAATGTCTGGGCCTCTTGGTGCGTTTCCTGCCGCCAGGAACACCCGGTGCTGGTCGAGTTTTCGAAGAAGGTCGATGTGCCGCTGATCGGCCTCAACTACAAGGAAGTGCGCGGCGACGGCAACTTCGACATGAACAAGATGCCGGCTGATGAAGAGAAGAAGCTGGCGCTGCAGCGGGCCAACAAGTGGCTCTCCGAACATGGCGATCCGTACCGGCTGACGGTGATGGACCTCGACGGCCGCGTCGGCATCGACTACGGCGTCTACGGCGTGCCGGAAACCTACGTGATCGACAAGGCCGGGGTGATCCGGATGAAGCATACCGGCCCGATCACGCCCGACGTGCTGGCCAAGAAGATCATGCCCCTGCTCGCGGAGTTGAATCAATGA
- a CDS encoding cytochrome c-type biogenesis protein, whose translation MKRVLTALALVFCLFSAWTVNAADAATEAALAADPVAEKRLQELSAELRCLVCQNQNIADSNAELAQDLRREIRSMIKDGKSNGEIIDFMVTRYGDFVLYRPPVKASTLLLWGGPLVLLIGGLLALRNYLRRRSLRLADEKPLSPEEIRRAEALLKDIEPK comes from the coding sequence ATGAAGCGCGTGCTGACTGCCCTGGCTCTGGTTTTTTGCCTGTTTTCGGCGTGGACCGTGAACGCGGCCGACGCCGCGACCGAGGCCGCGCTGGCTGCTGATCCGGTGGCCGAAAAACGCCTGCAGGAACTGTCGGCCGAGTTGCGCTGCCTGGTCTGCCAGAATCAGAACATCGCCGATTCCAACGCCGAACTGGCGCAGGATTTGCGCCGCGAAATCCGCAGCATGATCAAGGACGGCAAGAGCAACGGCGAAATCATCGACTTCATGGTCACCCGCTACGGCGATTTCGTGCTCTACCGGCCACCGGTCAAGGCCAGCACGCTGCTGCTCTGGGGGGGGCCGCTGGTGCTGCTGATCGGCGGCCTGCTGGCGCTGCGCAATTATCTGCGCCGGCGCAGCCTCCGCCTGGCCGATGAAAAGCCGCTGTCGCCCGAGGAAATCCGCCGCGCCGAAGCGCTGCTCAAGGATATTGAACCGAAATGA
- the ccmI gene encoding c-type cytochrome biogenesis protein CcmI, giving the protein MTQFAIFAALLLAVVFAFLLPPLWLGLRRQGAADRKAANLAIFRDQLAELEREQAEGTLAEADYQQARGELQKRLLEEVDRSNDEELPASHAPTRKTAIALLLSLPLLALAGYALLGNPRGLDPAQTMAQPKMSPEQINAMVEKLAAKVAANPDDMQGWLMLARSYKVLGRYEEAIKAYARAEKEIAKDPDLLASYAETMAMAGGDQGLQGKPTQLIQQALKLDPKHGHSLFLAGASAMERGDRKAAIGYWEALLPQVEPGSEIDQMLRSGIDKMKAVQ; this is encoded by the coding sequence ATGACCCAATTCGCCATTTTCGCGGCGCTGCTGCTTGCCGTCGTTTTTGCCTTCCTGCTGCCGCCGCTGTGGCTGGGGCTGCGTCGCCAGGGTGCGGCCGATCGCAAGGCCGCCAATCTCGCGATCTTCCGCGACCAGTTGGCCGAACTCGAACGCGAGCAAGCTGAAGGCACGCTGGCTGAGGCCGATTACCAGCAGGCGCGTGGCGAGTTGCAAAAACGTTTGCTTGAGGAAGTCGACCGTAGCAATGACGAAGAACTGCCGGCCAGTCACGCACCCACCCGCAAGACGGCGATTGCTTTGCTGCTGAGCTTGCCTCTGCTGGCGCTGGCCGGTTACGCGCTACTCGGCAATCCGCGCGGTCTCGACCCGGCCCAGACCATGGCGCAGCCCAAGATGTCGCCGGAGCAGATCAACGCGATGGTCGAAAAACTGGCCGCCAAGGTCGCTGCCAACCCCGATGACATGCAGGGCTGGCTGATGCTGGCACGCTCTTACAAAGTGCTTGGCCGCTACGAAGAGGCGATCAAGGCCTACGCCCGGGCCGAGAAGGAAATCGCCAAAGACCCCGACCTGCTTGCAAGCTACGCCGAAACCATGGCCATGGCTGGTGGTGATCAGGGCTTGCAGGGCAAGCCGACGCAACTGATTCAACAGGCATTGAAACTCGATCCCAAGCACGGTCACAGCCTGTTCCTGGCGGGCGCTTCGGCGATGGAGCGTGGCGATCGCAAGGCCGCGATCGGCTACTGGGAAGCGTTGCTGCCGCAAGTCGAGCCGGGCTCGGAAATCGACCAGATGCTGCGTAGCGGCATCGACAAGATGAAGGCTGTACAGTAA
- the napF gene encoding ferredoxin-type protein NapF — translation MVDLARRGFFRGRPRPQAQIRPPWALAEAAFIDACTRCDDCRQACPQGIVVSGDGGYPTLHFTAECTFCSDCARACRSGALHRDEGCPPWGLRAQIGQACLPQQGIECRICGEHCDARAIRFPPRLGGAALPQLDPAVCTGCGACVAPCPVNAITFDAAMR, via the coding sequence ATGGTTGATCTGGCGCGGCGCGGCTTCTTTCGCGGTCGACCGCGCCCGCAGGCCCAAATTCGTCCGCCCTGGGCTCTCGCCGAGGCAGCTTTTATCGATGCCTGTACGCGTTGCGATGACTGCCGGCAGGCGTGCCCGCAAGGTATCGTCGTTAGCGGCGACGGCGGCTATCCGACGCTGCATTTCACCGCCGAATGCACTTTTTGTAGCGATTGCGCTCGCGCCTGCCGCAGCGGCGCCCTGCACCGTGACGAGGGCTGTCCGCCTTGGGGCCTGCGGGCCCAGATCGGCCAGGCCTGCCTGCCGCAGCAGGGCATTGAATGCCGGATTTGCGGTGAACATTGCGACGCGCGGGCGATTCGTTTTCCCCCTCGCCTCGGCGGTGCCGCGCTGCCGCAACTTGACCCCGCAGTCTGCACCGGTTGCGGAGCTTGTGTCGCACCTTGCCCGGTCAATGCCATTACTTTCGATGCGGCAATGCGCTGA
- a CDS encoding exopolyphosphatase has translation MSQEKFRLVTRSDFDGLVCAVLLNELNLIDDIKFVHPKDMQDGKIEITDRDITTNLPYVAAAHLAFDHHLSETLRNTGERNNHIIDPEAPSAARVVYDYYGGKKAFPSIADDMMEAVDKGDAAQFSRDEILNPTGWPLLNYLMDARTGLGRFREFRISNYALMMDLIKYCRDHNIEQILALPDVKERVDLYFEHEAKAKEQIQRCTKVYKNLAVLDLREEETIWATNRFMIYAMFPETNISIHVMWGLQQQNTVFATGKSILDRSSRTNVGELMLQYGGGGHHAAGTCQVANDQAEATLQALIAKINADG, from the coding sequence ATGAGCCAAGAAAAATTCCGTCTGGTCACCCGCAGCGACTTCGACGGCCTGGTCTGCGCCGTGCTGCTGAATGAACTCAACCTGATCGACGACATCAAGTTCGTGCATCCGAAAGACATGCAGGACGGCAAGATTGAGATCACCGACCGCGACATCACCACCAACCTGCCTTACGTTGCCGCCGCGCATCTCGCCTTCGACCACCATTTGTCGGAAACCTTGCGCAATACCGGCGAGCGGAATAACCACATCATTGATCCGGAGGCACCTTCGGCAGCCCGCGTGGTTTATGACTACTACGGCGGCAAGAAGGCTTTCCCTAGCATCGCCGACGACATGATGGAAGCCGTGGACAAGGGCGACGCTGCGCAATTCTCGCGTGACGAAATCCTCAATCCGACCGGCTGGCCGCTGCTCAACTACCTGATGGATGCCCGCACCGGCCTCGGCCGCTTCCGCGAATTCCGGATCAGCAACTACGCGCTGATGATGGATTTGATCAAATACTGTCGCGATCACAACATCGAACAGATCCTCGCCTTGCCGGACGTCAAGGAGCGTGTCGACCTTTACTTCGAACATGAGGCCAAGGCCAAGGAACAGATTCAACGCTGCACCAAGGTGTACAAGAATCTTGCCGTGCTCGACCTGCGCGAAGAGGAAACGATCTGGGCGACCAATCGTTTCATGATCTACGCCATGTTCCCGGAAACCAACATCTCGATTCACGTGATGTGGGGCCTGCAACAGCAGAACACCGTATTTGCCACCGGCAAATCGATTCTCGATCGCAGCAGCCGGACCAATGTTGGCGAACTGATGCTGCAATACGGCGGCGGTGGCCATCATGCGGCCGGGACCTGCCAGGTCGCCAACGATCAGGCGGAGGCTACTCTGCAAGCCCTGATCGCCAAGATCAACGCCGACGGCTGA
- a CDS encoding helix-turn-helix domain-containing protein: MTTVKTIEKIDAREIRRKLGLNQQQFWSQLGVTQSGGSRYESGRNMPKPVRELLRLVHVEQIDIKNVKREDLEVVEYLKSQDPEMFKTLKKAARAHAKKAAA, from the coding sequence ATGACCACCGTTAAGACCATTGAAAAGATTGACGCTCGCGAAATCCGTCGCAAGCTTGGCCTGAACCAGCAACAGTTCTGGTCCCAGCTGGGCGTGACCCAGAGCGGCGGCTCCCGTTATGAAAGCGGTCGCAACATGCCCAAGCCTGTGCGCGAGTTGCTGCGCCTGGTGCACGTCGAACAGATCGACATCAAGAACGTCAAGCGCGAAGACCTCGAAGTGGTTGAATACCTCAAGTCGCAAGATCCGGAGATGTTCAAGACGCTGAAGAAGGCTGCCCGCGCACACGCCAAGAAGGCTGCTGCCTGA
- a CDS encoding radical SAM protein: MLSTDNHRRDSAGLRYVYPVISRRAGGVSVGINLNPNNACNWACLYCQVENLSRGGPPPLDLDLLRHELDTFLNDALHGNFMSREVPESARRLVDVAFSGNGEPTSAPEFAQAVATVIDILERHSLRNRLLLRLISNGSLLHRPAVQQGIRQLGEWGGEVWFKLDRAEAASASLINGSPLDPDKMASHLATCARLAPTWVQTCWFALDGNPPDATAEEAYCTLLRPLAGSLAGVHLYGLARPSLQAAASRLSALAGEQLDAFARRIKKETGLRVVVSP, from the coding sequence ATGCTCAGCACCGACAACCACCGCCGCGACAGCGCCGGCCTCCGCTATGTTTACCCGGTGATCTCCCGCCGCGCGGGCGGCGTCTCGGTCGGCATCAACCTCAACCCGAACAATGCCTGCAATTGGGCCTGCCTCTACTGCCAGGTCGAGAATCTCAGCCGTGGCGGCCCGCCGCCGCTTGATCTGGATTTACTGCGCCACGAACTGGACACATTCCTGAACGATGCTTTGCACGGCAATTTCATGTCCAGAGAGGTCCCCGAGTCGGCCCGTCGCCTGGTCGATGTCGCCTTTTCCGGCAACGGCGAACCGACCAGCGCACCGGAATTTGCGCAGGCAGTCGCAACGGTGATCGACATACTGGAGCGGCATTCACTACGTAACCGCCTGCTACTGCGCCTGATCAGCAACGGCAGCCTGCTGCATCGCCCCGCAGTCCAACAGGGAATTCGCCAACTCGGCGAATGGGGAGGAGAAGTCTGGTTCAAGCTGGACCGAGCGGAAGCAGCTTCCGCCAGCCTGATCAATGGCAGCCCGTTGGATCCGGACAAAATGGCCAGCCACCTTGCCACCTGTGCCCGATTGGCGCCAACCTGGGTGCAAACCTGCTGGTTTGCACTCGACGGCAACCCTCCCGACGCAACAGCCGAGGAGGCCTATTGCACCCTGTTGCGCCCACTCGCAGGAAGTCTTGCCGGCGTCCATCTCTATGGCCTGGCGCGCCCATCCCTGCAAGCAGCAGCAAGCCGGCTATCAGCGCTTGCAGGGGAACAACTCGACGCATTTGCGCGCCGCATCAAAAAAGAAACGGGCCTCAGGGTCGTGGTTTCCCCCTAG
- the queD gene encoding 6-carboxytetrahydropterin synthase QueD — protein sequence MLITRRLEFDAGHRIPDHKSQCRHLHGHRYVIEITLSGQVIDKAGDAANGMVMDFSQVKALAKEHLVDEWDHAFLAYAGDTAIVDFLNSLPDHKTVILDRVPTAENLVRIAFEKLDAVYRDTYGNHLQLRQVRLYETPNCWADAFRDGLN from the coding sequence ATGCTGATCACGCGCCGCCTCGAATTCGATGCCGGTCACCGCATCCCTGACCATAAAAGCCAGTGCCGCCATCTGCACGGCCACCGCTATGTCATCGAAATCACCTTGTCCGGTCAGGTCATCGACAAGGCTGGTGATGCCGCCAACGGCATGGTGATGGATTTTTCCCAGGTCAAGGCATTGGCGAAGGAACATCTGGTCGATGAATGGGACCATGCTTTCCTGGCCTATGCCGGCGATACGGCGATTGTCGATTTTCTCAACTCGCTGCCAGATCATAAGACGGTGATTCTGGATCGGGTGCCGACGGCAGAAAATCTGGTGCGGATTGCGTTCGAGAAACTCGATGCAGTCTATCGCGATACCTATGGCAATCACCTGCAATTGCGGCAGGTCAGGTTGTACGAGACTCCCAACTGCTGGGCCGACGCTTTTCGCGACGGCCTGAACTGA
- a CDS encoding patatin-like phospholipase family protein, producing the protein MGRRTALILTGGGARAAYQAGVLAAIAKLAGKRARNPFPIICGTSAGAINAAGLACAAENFIGAVAMLNRVWGNMRAGDIYRADAPGIALAGYRWLSALAVGWLTHRAPQSLLDNTPLRYLLARHMDFSGIERAIAGGHLHALSITASGYDSGESISFFQARPEVPDWHRAQRIGTRTEIGLHHLLASSAIPFFFPAVRIHREYFGDGSMRQLAPISPAIHLGAEKVLVIGAGRRREALPREKSEGYPSLAQIAGHALSSIFLDSLAVDIERMERINRTVEAIPTEVRERAGIKLKQLDTLVISPSQRLDLMAAEHAAALPWPVRALLTGVGAMNRRGGALTSYLLFEKAYTRCLIELGYADTLAQAGAVGDFLDL; encoded by the coding sequence ATGGGCCGACGCACGGCGCTGATCCTGACTGGCGGAGGGGCGCGGGCCGCCTATCAGGCGGGTGTGCTGGCGGCGATTGCCAAATTGGCGGGCAAGCGAGCTCGTAATCCGTTTCCGATCATTTGTGGGACTTCTGCCGGAGCGATCAACGCGGCGGGGCTGGCCTGTGCGGCAGAAAATTTCATTGGCGCGGTGGCTATGCTCAACCGGGTCTGGGGCAATATGCGGGCCGGCGATATTTATCGTGCCGATGCACCGGGGATCGCACTGGCCGGCTACCGCTGGCTGTCGGCGCTGGCTGTCGGCTGGTTGACGCATCGGGCTCCGCAATCGCTGCTCGACAATACTCCCTTGCGCTACCTGCTCGCGCGGCACATGGATTTTTCCGGTATCGAGCGGGCAATCGCCGGTGGCCATCTGCACGCTCTGAGCATTACCGCCTCGGGCTACGATAGTGGCGAGAGCATCAGTTTCTTTCAAGCCCGTCCGGAGGTACCTGACTGGCATCGGGCTCAGCGCATCGGTACGCGAACCGAAATCGGGCTGCACCATTTACTGGCTTCCAGTGCCATCCCTTTCTTCTTTCCGGCGGTCCGCATCCATCGTGAGTATTTTGGTGACGGTTCGATGCGGCAACTTGCACCGATCTCGCCGGCCATTCATTTGGGGGCCGAAAAGGTCTTGGTAATTGGTGCCGGCCGGCGCCGCGAAGCGCTACCTCGGGAAAAAAGCGAAGGCTATCCGTCGCTTGCTCAGATTGCCGGACATGCTTTGTCGAGCATCTTTCTCGATAGCCTGGCAGTCGATATCGAGCGCATGGAGCGGATCAACCGGACGGTCGAAGCAATTCCGACGGAGGTCAGGGAGCGAGCCGGTATCAAGCTCAAGCAACTCGACACCTTGGTGATTTCGCCCTCACAACGACTGGATTTGATGGCCGCTGAACACGCGGCGGCCTTGCCTTGGCCGGTGCGAGCCTTGCTTACCGGAGTGGGGGCAATGAACCGGCGGGGCGGGGCGCTGACCAGTTACCTGTTGTTTGAAAAAGCTTATACCCGGTGCCTGATCGAGCTGGGTTATGCCGATACATTGGCCCAGGCAGGTGCCGTGGGCGATTTTCTGGATTTATGA
- a CDS encoding alpha/beta hydrolase, whose protein sequence is MSDFFSEPAIELVTGQTPRFTLIWLHGLGADGSDFVPVVSELGVSAEWPGRFVFPHAPWRRVTCNGGYEMRAWYDILSLRPAAREINEEHLQAACGAVQGLIERELVRGIPPERVFLAGFSQGGAVAYATGLPAPWRLGGVIALSTYVANESALKGRCRNDIALFAAHGADDDVVAPVLGRRAFAMAVEEGVGDAEWHDYPLAHQVSLEEVRAIGDWLERQLSAVQA, encoded by the coding sequence ATGTCCGATTTTTTCAGTGAGCCGGCGATCGAATTGGTGACGGGGCAAACCCCGCGCTTTACCTTGATCTGGCTGCATGGCCTGGGGGCTGATGGTAGTGATTTTGTTCCGGTCGTGTCCGAACTGGGGGTGTCGGCAGAGTGGCCGGGGCGCTTTGTTTTTCCTCATGCCCCATGGCGCCGGGTAACCTGCAATGGTGGCTATGAAATGCGGGCCTGGTACGACATCTTGAGTCTGCGGCCAGCGGCGCGCGAGATCAACGAAGAGCATCTGCAGGCCGCGTGCGGTGCCGTGCAGGGTTTGATTGAAAGGGAGTTGGTGCGAGGCATCCCGCCGGAACGGGTTTTTCTCGCCGGTTTTTCGCAAGGAGGCGCGGTGGCTTACGCCACCGGGTTGCCCGCTCCATGGCGCCTGGGGGGCGTGATTGCGTTGTCTACTTATGTTGCCAATGAATCAGCCCTGAAGGGGCGTTGCCGTAACGACATTGCCTTGTTTGCCGCACATGGTGCCGATGACGATGTGGTAGCTCCGGTACTGGGGCGGCGAGCTTTTGCGATGGCCGTCGAGGAGGGGGTCGGCGATGCCGAATGGCATGATTACCCACTGGCGCATCAGGTATCTTTGGAGGAGGTACGCGCGATTGGCGACTGGCTGGAGCGCCAACTATCGGCAGTGCAAGCATGA